One stretch of Candidatus Rickettsiella isopodorum DNA includes these proteins:
- the pqqD gene encoding pyrroloquinoline quinone biosynthesis peptide chaperone PqqD: MENQLSLDANIALAGGFRLQWEKSQACYVLLYPEGMVTLNTSAAEILKLCDGGRSISAIIAVLQSKYTQGAIIDLTEDTYHFLTEALQKGWLAVV, from the coding sequence ATGGAAAATCAACTAAGTTTAGATGCAAATATTGCTCTTGCTGGGGGATTTCGCTTGCAATGGGAAAAAAGCCAAGCGTGCTATGTGCTGCTTTATCCAGAAGGGATGGTAACGCTAAATACAAGTGCGGCTGAAATCCTAAAATTATGTGACGGTGGTCGCTCTATTTCAGCCATAATTGCCGTGTTACAAAGTAAATATACACAAGGTGCGATAATCGATCTAACAGAAGATACTTATCACTTTTTAACAGAGGCACTGCAAAAAGGGTGGTTAGCAGTTGTTTAA
- the pqqC gene encoding pyrroloquinoline-quinone synthase PqqC: MHTESCIALSSQREFEKKILSLKKYYHIYHPFNKLMNDGQLTRKQIQQWIINRFYYQVNIPVKDAAILSNCPIREIRREWVKRIIEHDGDVINPGGIEAWLALGEACGLTSDLLWSMKYVLPGVRFAVDAYVHFARTSTWQASVCSSLTELFAPEIHRQRLTNWPTHYPWIDLKALAYFRGRLDQINHHVTKGLQLTLENFQTQEQQTQALAILTLKLEILWAISDNLYLAYVLDQPPITFSKDDT, encoded by the coding sequence ATGCACACTGAATCCTGCATAGCGTTATCGTCTCAGAGGGAGTTTGAAAAAAAAATTTTAAGCCTTAAAAAATATTATCATATCTATCATCCGTTCAATAAGTTAATGAATGATGGCCAATTGACCCGGAAACAAATTCAACAGTGGATTATTAATCGCTTCTATTACCAAGTAAATATCCCAGTAAAAGATGCGGCTATTTTATCTAATTGCCCTATACGCGAGATACGCAGAGAATGGGTAAAACGAATCATTGAACACGATGGCGATGTCATTAATCCAGGTGGTATTGAAGCCTGGTTGGCATTGGGAGAGGCGTGTGGCCTGACCAGTGACTTACTGTGGTCTATGAAATATGTCTTGCCTGGCGTACGCTTTGCAGTCGATGCTTATGTTCATTTCGCGCGTACCAGTACATGGCAAGCTAGCGTTTGTTCATCGTTGACGGAGCTTTTTGCGCCAGAAATTCACCGCCAACGTTTAACGAATTGGCCAACACATTATCCATGGATTGATTTAAAAGCATTGGCTTATTTTCGTGGTCGATTAGATCAAATAAATCATCACGTCACGAAAGGTTTACAATTAACGCTAGAAAATTTTCAAACACAAGAACAACAAACACAAGCATTGGCTATTTTAACGCTTAAATTAGAAATTCTTTGGGCAATTTCAGACAACCTTTACTTAGCCTATGTACTTGATCAGCCTCCCATCACATTTTCAAAGGATGATACATAA
- the pqqB gene encoding pyrroloquinoline quinone biosynthesis protein PqqB translates to MLLKVLGSAAGGGFPQWNCNCSNCQGLRVKTIAAVSRTQSSIAVSEDNKKWILINASPDIRKQLEDFHEAQQSNLLRDTGIQAIILTDSQIDHVTGLLSLREAEKLVIYCTELVQEELTHHFPLFKILKNYCVIDFNRINVSHAFTIQGFKNLVLTPIDLPGKSPPYSPYRHNLKQGANTALIILDQLTQKTFFYAPAIAQFDERLFQSMNNADCVLIDGTFWHEDEMSRCGINNKLATEMGHCALASEEGLLSKLNALQKPRKIVIHVNNTNPILNTTSPEHAQLNNANIEIAYDGMNILL, encoded by the coding sequence ATGCTACTCAAGGTTCTAGGATCAGCAGCGGGCGGAGGATTCCCGCAATGGAATTGTAATTGCAGTAATTGCCAAGGACTACGAGTAAAAACGATAGCCGCTGTTTCACGTACACAGTCTTCGATTGCTGTCAGCGAGGACAATAAAAAATGGATTCTCATCAATGCGTCGCCTGATATACGCAAACAACTGGAAGATTTTCACGAAGCGCAACAAAGTAACCTGTTACGTGATACAGGAATTCAGGCCATCATCTTGACAGATAGCCAAATTGATCATGTGACTGGATTACTTTCATTACGGGAAGCCGAAAAATTAGTCATCTATTGTACAGAACTGGTTCAAGAGGAACTGACACACCATTTTCCACTGTTTAAAATTTTAAAAAATTATTGCGTTATTGATTTTAATCGTATTAATGTTTCTCACGCTTTTACGATTCAAGGATTTAAAAACTTAGTATTGACACCTATCGATTTGCCGGGAAAGTCCCCACCGTATTCGCCTTATAGACACAATCTTAAACAAGGTGCGAATACGGCTTTGATTATTTTAGATCAGCTAACACAGAAAACTTTTTTTTATGCGCCGGCTATTGCGCAGTTTGATGAAAGACTATTTCAAAGCATGAATAATGCAGATTGTGTCCTAATTGATGGCACATTTTGGCATGAAGATGAAATGTCACGTTGCGGAATAAATAACAAATTAGCAACTGAGATGGGTCATTGTGCCTTAGCCAGTGAGGAAGGGTTACTTTCTAAATTGAATGCATTGCAAAAACCAAGAAAAATAGTCATTCATGTGAATAATACGAATCCGATACTTAATACAACCTCTCCTGAACATGCCCAATTAAACAATGCGAACATTGAAATAGCCTATGATGGAATGAATATCTTACTTTAG
- the pqqA gene encoding pyrroloquinoline quinone precursor peptide PqqA — protein MKWIKPVYTEMRFGFEINMYIYHS, from the coding sequence ATGAAATGGATTAAACCTGTTTATACTGAGATGCGTTTTGGCTTTGAGATAAACATGTACATATATCACTCATAA
- a CDS encoding ankyrin repeat domain-containing protein, translated as MSLVFELYSAAKQDDLQRVKPLIEKGANVNATFFEAPLFYRLSIEGHEELIKLLIEEGGANVNAANADGATPLHWVCKNGYIEAAKLLIKKGANVNATISNHRWTPLHWACEKGLIKVAKLLIENGANLNATDIDGLTPLNLAYLHNHIELAKWLISRLLLKNLKEEEPDFIKHQDLSAYWKEQILKIKYLPQEEIIGGKTLTETILNKISSGKSDTLVSHSFHQLFKSLNSEAIKSQVSKIDQWDTTMSSPKLS; from the coding sequence ATGTCGTTAGTATTTGAACTCTATTCAGCTGCTAAGCAGGATGATTTACAACGTGTTAAACCTTTAATAGAAAAAGGGGCCAATGTTAATGCGACTTTTTTTGAAGCACCTTTATTCTATCGGCTATCTATAGAAGGCCATGAGGAGCTAATAAAACTTCTTATAGAAGAAGGTGGCGCTAATGTTAATGCAGCTAATGCTGATGGAGCAACACCGCTCCATTGGGTATGTAAAAATGGTTATATTGAGGCAGCAAAGTTACTGATCAAAAAAGGGGCCAATGTTAATGCGACAATTTCTAATCATAGATGGACACCTCTTCATTGGGCATGTGAAAAAGGCCTTATTAAGGTAGCAAAATTGCTTATAGAAAATGGAGCCAACCTTAACGCGACTGATATTGATGGGCTTACTCCATTAAATTTAGCCTATCTGCATAACCATATTGAGTTAGCAAAATGGCTTATTTCTCGTTTATTATTAAAAAATCTAAAAGAAGAAGAACCTGACTTTATAAAGCATCAAGATTTGTCAGCCTACTGGAAGGAACAGATTCTAAAAATTAAATATTTGCCTCAAGAAGAAATTATAGGTGGTAAAACCTTGACAGAAACTATTTTAAATAAAATTTCTTCAGGAAAAAGTGATACTTTAGTTTCCCATTCTTTTCATCAGCTCTTTAAATCATTGAATTCAGAAGCAATAAAGAGTCAGGTTTCTAAAATTGATCAATGGGATACTACTATGTCTTCTCCTAAATTGAGTTAA